A single Leptospira kirschneri serovar Cynopteri str. 3522 CT DNA region contains:
- the aspS gene encoding aspartate--tRNA ligase: protein MKHWIQENYKNRSWAGELNESQEGKKIVLYGWSFRFRDQGGVIFIDLRDRTGIVQVVARKELLGDSFSLAEKVRSEYVLAVRGTLKKRDSESINPRMQTGTIEIVLDQLEILNVAKTPPFSLDEFDDVSEELKLKYRYLDFRREELKNRMIKRHEFIFAIRNYLNKRKFVEIETPILNKSTPEGARDFLVPSRLNPNQFYALPQSPQIFKQILMVGGMERYFQIVKCFRDEDLRADRQPEFTQLDMEFSFVSQEEILSEIEGLVATIYKEVFNIQLNVPFPRMTYKTAVEEYGSDKPDLRFGMKLVDVSEIVKDCDFNVFSGAVKNGGTVKVVCVPGGSIISRKEIEDYTAWLNRDYKAKGLAYMKHGTEGLESTITKRFKKEELEAISKICGSKEGDMLFFGADEREIVNHSLGALRLKLSERFETPKENEINITWIVDFPMFEWNKDHKRWDALHHPFTSPSDESIPFFESMETLQKNAGNATAKAYDLVMNGVEIGGGSIRIHSREIQNQVFQVLGINEEEAKEKFGFLLEALEFGAPPHGGLAFGIDRMLMLLTQGKSIRDVIAFPKTQKGLCLMSECPSPVEERQLQELKIKLAKV from the coding sequence TTGAAACATTGGATTCAGGAAAATTATAAAAATCGTTCTTGGGCTGGAGAATTAAACGAATCTCAAGAAGGTAAAAAGATCGTTCTCTACGGTTGGTCTTTTCGTTTTAGAGATCAAGGTGGTGTGATCTTTATAGATCTTAGAGATAGAACAGGTATTGTTCAAGTTGTGGCTCGTAAAGAACTTCTGGGAGATTCTTTTAGTCTTGCGGAAAAGGTTCGTTCCGAATACGTTTTGGCAGTCAGAGGTACTCTTAAAAAAAGGGATTCAGAATCCATCAATCCTAGAATGCAAACTGGAACGATCGAAATTGTTCTGGATCAATTAGAGATTTTGAATGTTGCTAAAACTCCTCCGTTTTCTTTAGATGAGTTTGACGATGTTTCTGAAGAACTAAAATTAAAGTATCGTTATTTGGATTTTAGAAGAGAAGAACTTAAAAACCGGATGATCAAAAGGCACGAGTTTATATTCGCAATTCGTAATTATCTTAACAAACGTAAGTTTGTAGAAATAGAAACTCCTATCTTAAACAAGTCTACTCCGGAAGGGGCTAGGGATTTTTTAGTTCCTTCTAGACTCAACCCAAATCAATTTTACGCCCTTCCTCAGTCTCCTCAGATTTTTAAACAAATTTTAATGGTAGGGGGAATGGAACGTTACTTCCAGATCGTAAAGTGTTTTAGAGACGAGGATTTACGCGCGGATAGACAACCTGAGTTTACTCAGTTAGATATGGAATTTTCGTTTGTAAGCCAGGAGGAAATTCTTTCCGAAATCGAGGGACTCGTTGCTACGATTTATAAAGAAGTTTTTAATATTCAATTGAATGTTCCATTTCCAAGAATGACTTATAAAACCGCTGTGGAAGAGTACGGTTCCGACAAGCCGGATCTTCGTTTTGGTATGAAACTCGTGGACGTTTCTGAAATTGTAAAAGATTGCGACTTCAATGTTTTTTCGGGCGCCGTAAAAAACGGTGGGACCGTTAAGGTTGTTTGTGTTCCAGGCGGATCTATCATTTCTAGAAAAGAAATCGAAGATTATACCGCGTGGTTAAATAGGGATTACAAAGCCAAAGGTCTTGCGTATATGAAACACGGAACCGAAGGTTTGGAATCCACCATTACAAAACGTTTTAAAAAAGAAGAATTAGAAGCTATCTCCAAAATATGTGGCTCTAAAGAAGGAGATATGCTTTTTTTTGGGGCGGACGAAAGAGAGATCGTCAATCATTCGTTAGGTGCTCTTCGTTTGAAACTTTCAGAACGTTTTGAAACTCCCAAAGAAAATGAAATCAACATTACTTGGATCGTGGACTTTCCTATGTTCGAATGGAATAAGGACCATAAACGTTGGGATGCACTTCATCATCCTTTTACTTCTCCTTCGGATGAGAGTATTCCATTTTTTGAATCTATGGAGACCTTGCAAAAAAACGCAGGAAATGCCACTGCAAAAGCGTATGATCTTGTGATGAACGGGGTTGAAATCGGAGGTGGTTCGATTAGGATTCATTCTAGAGAGATTCAAAATCAAGTGTTTCAGGTTCTGGGGATCAATGAAGAAGAAGCCAAGGAAAAATTTGGATTTTTACTCGAAGCTTTAGAATTCGGTGCTCCACCTCACGGAGGTTTGGCGTTTGGTATCGATCGTATGCTCATGCTTCTCACTCAAGGTAAATCGATCCGAGACGTGATCGCTTTTCCTAAAACTCAAAAGGGTCTTTGTCTGATGAGTGAATGTCCTTCTCCAGTTGAGGAAAGACAACTTCAGGAATTGAAGATCAAACTCGCAAAGGTATAA
- a CDS encoding HD family phosphohydrolase — translation MSSPGEQVESAMAWITDTLTRVRSIWFVRRFQIVLVLITLLTVTWMLAIPFFGQDKMDLSPDGLYSEGKTAPEKIISGKEIVYEDEDKTKAKKLTAYQSAPFVFDRDFGVLQDQINNFIQEDMENFRSFKPSAEGKIYSELLGIIPRWKNRSKEEIELLYKIPGKGKLKDLIQQYSNLVFSSFCILRDLPPDYAALKTSGARVRNQGIKEQISNLEGAYIVPRAFLYRDPDTVHILNRMAEEKLSRMDSEILPIIQKISLSYIYSNPSCSYNSEETLFAKQFAADKAEPVNSRILAGEVIVKSGEIITPEIFKKLQIVNTYATRANFASIVSILLIQTVFVVIIYIFLKKYNPKRLNDVSSNVIVFSLIWVLVLSCTVASKIFFNFETKYDSIFYFALFVPVGMVCLIISFIYDEQLSIAIGFYLSFFIFMASHYNPTSFMLGFVSCIVSASYGRNLKKRIDFIKAGLYISGVQIIIASSGYLFDSRNYWVAIPSGSWIKDLIESNIFKLYVLCLINGFACSTAAQFLLPIYEYLFNVPTRFKLMELADTGHPLLQDLLTKAPSTYTHTFMVAALSERACQNLGLDWLLTRVGVYFHDIGKIPNAGFFVENQHLIPKKENIDKNNPALAAKIVIDHVLDGIEMAKKARLPREVIDFIPEHHGTSTMAFFYHKALSELSPTQKKKLKKQDFQYPGPKPQRKETAIVMIADSLEAASRSLDEITPESLDNLITKIIGIKLAENQLDECGLTLGDLEVVKASFKEVLLSSLHSRPKYPSMESTKALEKKNAVENGHKQIKNVSGKAG, via the coding sequence ATGTCCAGTCCGGGAGAACAGGTCGAGTCTGCTATGGCTTGGATTACGGATACCCTTACTAGGGTCCGTTCGATTTGGTTTGTACGAAGATTTCAAATCGTTTTAGTTCTTATTACTCTTTTGACCGTAACTTGGATGCTTGCCATTCCGTTTTTTGGTCAGGATAAGATGGATCTTTCTCCGGATGGATTGTATTCGGAAGGTAAAACTGCACCTGAAAAGATCATTTCCGGCAAAGAAATCGTCTATGAAGACGAGGACAAAACAAAAGCAAAAAAACTGACCGCTTATCAATCTGCTCCTTTCGTTTTTGATCGAGACTTTGGGGTTTTACAAGATCAGATCAATAATTTCATTCAAGAGGATATGGAGAACTTCCGCTCCTTCAAACCAAGCGCCGAAGGTAAGATTTATTCTGAACTTTTGGGAATTATTCCTAGATGGAAAAATCGTTCTAAAGAAGAGATTGAACTTTTATATAAAATTCCAGGTAAAGGAAAACTCAAGGATCTTATTCAACAATATTCTAATTTAGTATTTTCTTCTTTTTGTATATTGCGCGATTTGCCTCCGGATTACGCTGCTTTGAAAACCTCAGGTGCGAGAGTGCGCAATCAAGGAATCAAAGAGCAAATTTCTAATTTAGAAGGTGCTTATATTGTTCCTAGAGCATTTTTATATAGAGATCCGGATACGGTCCACATACTCAATCGTATGGCTGAGGAAAAACTTTCCCGTATGGACTCGGAAATCCTTCCGATCATTCAGAAAATTTCTTTAAGTTATATATATTCCAATCCTTCCTGTTCTTATAATTCGGAAGAAACTCTTTTTGCCAAACAATTTGCCGCAGATAAGGCGGAGCCGGTCAATTCTAGAATTTTGGCCGGAGAGGTGATTGTTAAATCAGGGGAAATTATTACTCCCGAAATATTCAAAAAATTGCAGATTGTGAACACTTATGCAACACGGGCAAACTTCGCTTCGATCGTTTCAATTTTACTCATTCAGACCGTCTTCGTAGTTATCATCTATATTTTTCTTAAAAAGTACAATCCAAAACGTTTGAACGACGTTTCGAGTAACGTGATCGTTTTTTCTCTGATCTGGGTTTTGGTGCTTAGTTGTACGGTTGCTTCTAAGATCTTTTTTAATTTTGAAACTAAATACGATTCCATTTTTTATTTTGCTCTATTCGTTCCTGTTGGAATGGTTTGTTTGATTATTAGTTTTATCTACGACGAACAACTTTCGATCGCCATCGGGTTTTATCTTTCCTTTTTCATTTTTATGGCCTCTCATTATAATCCTACTTCGTTTATGTTAGGGTTTGTTTCTTGTATCGTGTCCGCTAGTTACGGTAGAAATCTGAAAAAACGTATCGATTTTATCAAGGCGGGTTTATATATTTCGGGGGTTCAGATTATCATCGCGTCTAGCGGTTATCTTTTTGATTCCCGTAATTATTGGGTGGCGATTCCAAGTGGTTCTTGGATCAAGGATTTAATCGAATCGAATATATTCAAATTATATGTTCTTTGTCTGATCAACGGTTTTGCCTGTTCTACAGCCGCACAGTTTTTACTTCCGATCTATGAGTATTTATTCAATGTTCCTACTCGTTTTAAATTGATGGAATTGGCGGATACGGGACATCCGTTGTTGCAGGATTTACTTACGAAAGCTCCTTCTACATATACACATACGTTTATGGTCGCCGCTCTTTCGGAACGTGCCTGTCAGAATTTAGGTTTAGATTGGCTTTTGACTAGAGTAGGAGTGTATTTTCACGATATAGGTAAAATTCCAAACGCAGGTTTTTTTGTAGAGAATCAACACCTAATTCCCAAAAAAGAAAACATAGATAAAAATAATCCGGCGCTTGCTGCAAAAATTGTCATCGATCACGTGTTAGACGGAATTGAGATGGCAAAGAAGGCAAGGCTTCCGAGAGAGGTAATCGATTTTATTCCGGAACATCACGGAACTTCCACGATGGCGTTTTTTTATCACAAGGCTTTGTCTGAACTTTCGCCGACTCAAAAAAAGAAATTAAAAAAGCAGGATTTTCAATACCCAGGACCTAAGCCGCAGAGAAAAGAGACCGCTATCGTGATGATTGCGGATTCTCTTGAAGCGGCTTCCCGCTCTTTGGACGAAATCACTCCGGAATCTTTAGATAATCTGATCACTAAAATCATAGGAATCAAACTCGCTGAAAATCAGTTAGACGAATGTGGACTGACCCTCGGTGATCTCGAAGTGGTCAAGGCCTCGTTTAAGGAAGTGTTGTTGTCTAGTCTTCATTCCAGACCTAAATATCCTAGTATGGAATCTACCAAAGCATTAGAAAAAAAGAATGCAGTGGAGAACGGGCATAAACAGATCAAAAACGTTTCGGGGAAAGCAGGCTGA
- the ybeY gene encoding rRNA maturation RNase YbeY, with protein MLINCKILFRKELNDSECELSLLLVGDSDMREINRLRRGKDKTTDVLSFPLEFDLSPLQKILPKNAGSDRKKSPPIALGEIVISIDTLQKQAKEIGHSEKDEFYRLLVHGFLHLLGYDHERGEEEENIMKLKEDECLEILQGL; from the coding sequence ATACTTATCAATTGTAAAATTCTTTTTCGAAAGGAATTAAACGATTCTGAGTGCGAGCTGAGTCTTTTACTCGTTGGAGATTCCGATATGAGGGAAATCAACCGTTTACGTCGTGGAAAAGATAAAACTACGGATGTGCTTTCCTTTCCTTTGGAGTTTGATCTTTCTCCTTTGCAAAAGATACTTCCGAAAAATGCCGGTTCCGATCGGAAAAAGTCTCCGCCAATTGCGTTAGGAGAAATTGTGATTTCAATAGATACTCTTCAAAAACAGGCAAAAGAAATCGGCCATTCCGAAAAAGACGAGTTTTATCGATTGCTGGTTCACGGGTTTTTACATCTCTTAGGTTATGATCACGAGCGGGGAGAAGAAGAGGAAAACATTATGAAATTGAAGGAAGACGAATGTCTGGAAATTCTCCAGGGGCTCTGA
- the recO gene encoding DNA repair protein RecO, protein MSGNSPGALKKIRGIVLESKTIQEGDAVIRLLPEIGSVENFRIRGIRKSKTRPIASVEPGSLSDVDYYHSKNKETHNVKEISLINRFDRAKSGYLGTVFVSYLVELASSFTPDGAEHPGEFRLLFGALEELEENGVSVLILPFFKLRLLVSGGFISKELLCHSCGAELKEMTFVTLQTTPLELICGNCLYGDKNDLGWVQWIQTFLMLRFRDLKEREISVENILDLDRICNQMLEPILRKKLKSASTLYEALGENLGKFS, encoded by the coding sequence ATGTCTGGAAATTCTCCAGGGGCTCTGAAAAAAATCCGAGGAATTGTATTGGAATCTAAAACGATTCAGGAAGGAGATGCGGTGATTCGTTTACTTCCGGAAATTGGTTCTGTGGAAAATTTTCGCATTCGTGGAATTCGAAAAAGTAAAACTAGACCAATCGCTTCTGTGGAGCCGGGTTCACTTTCCGACGTAGATTATTATCATTCTAAAAATAAAGAGACGCATAACGTAAAAGAGATTTCTCTAATCAATCGATTTGACCGCGCTAAGTCCGGTTATTTAGGAACTGTATTCGTGTCTTATCTCGTGGAACTTGCGTCTTCGTTTACACCGGACGGAGCGGAACATCCGGGAGAGTTTCGTTTATTGTTTGGAGCTTTGGAAGAATTGGAAGAGAATGGCGTCTCCGTTTTAATTTTACCTTTTTTTAAATTACGTCTTCTTGTATCTGGAGGATTTATTTCCAAGGAACTGTTATGTCATTCTTGCGGAGCTGAGTTGAAGGAGATGACATTCGTTACATTACAAACTACTCCATTGGAATTGATCTGTGGAAATTGTCTTTACGGAGATAAAAACGATTTAGGTTGGGTGCAATGGATTCAAACTTTTTTGATGCTTAGATTTCGGGACTTAAAAGAAAGAGAAATATCCGTTGAAAACATTCTGGACTTAGACAGAATTTGCAATCAAATGCTCGAACCAATTTTAAGAAAGAAATTAAAATCTGCGTCGACCTTATACGAGGCGCTTGGAGAAAATCTTGGAAAGTTTTCTTAA
- the argS gene encoding arginine--tRNA ligase — MKENETLKQIVFKTLEEGVNILIGSFPEVEKETLKIKIEYSRDEKFGDYSTSFALENSKLIKRNPIQVSKELVEILQKRTDLFEKVDFTPPGFVNFRISTSFLLNYIETSVLSGNYFPKVDLPLRINLEFVSANPTGPLNIVSARAAANGDAMASLLKAIGHKVDKEFYINDYGNQVFLLGVSTLVRIRELKGEEGTQQETADDTPIEIILEKNILPAEGYRGEYIKDIASNLLKDPEKNVIIENLLKQKKYKELAELCSVWTVENNLIWQKKDLDAFGVEFDRYFSERTLHEANKVLAVMKDLEKSGKIFQEDGKKVFRSTEYGDDKDRVVVRDDGRPTYLLADIAYHKDKIERGYNKIYDIWGPDHHGYIARLSGAIQSLGYKKENFKVIISQQVNLLESGQKLKMSKRAGSFQTMSDLIGFLGKHGKDVGRYFFVMRSLDAPLDFDLDLAKDESDKNPVFYLQYAHARICSIFKEVGNETSKEAAAILEMSEERKRLLFWIAKFPEEIFDSANAMEPHRITNYLQNFAKAFTSFYLAKDNRLKDAPEEIRLGLARICLAAKNVLAEGLKLIGVSAPERMEKEN; from the coding sequence ATGAAAGAAAATGAAACACTTAAACAAATCGTATTCAAAACACTAGAAGAAGGTGTTAATATTTTAATCGGTTCATTTCCGGAAGTTGAAAAGGAAACTCTCAAAATCAAAATCGAATACTCTAGGGATGAAAAATTCGGAGATTATTCCACTTCATTTGCATTAGAAAATTCTAAATTAATAAAAAGGAATCCAATTCAAGTGTCTAAGGAATTGGTTGAGATACTACAAAAACGAACGGATCTGTTTGAGAAAGTGGATTTTACTCCGCCTGGTTTTGTAAATTTCAGGATTTCCACTTCGTTTCTTCTGAACTATATAGAAACTTCTGTTCTTTCCGGAAATTATTTTCCGAAAGTGGATCTTCCACTCAGGATCAATTTAGAGTTCGTTTCAGCAAATCCAACTGGTCCACTCAATATAGTATCTGCAAGAGCGGCCGCAAACGGGGATGCGATGGCTTCTCTTTTAAAAGCGATCGGTCACAAAGTAGATAAAGAATTTTATATCAATGATTATGGAAATCAGGTTTTTTTGTTAGGAGTTTCTACGTTAGTTCGAATTCGGGAATTAAAAGGGGAAGAGGGGACTCAGCAAGAAACTGCCGATGATACTCCGATCGAAATCATTCTAGAAAAAAATATATTACCCGCCGAAGGGTATCGGGGCGAATATATTAAAGATATTGCAAGTAATTTATTAAAAGATCCTGAAAAAAACGTAATAATTGAAAATTTATTAAAACAAAAAAAATACAAAGAACTCGCAGAACTATGCTCCGTTTGGACCGTAGAAAATAATCTCATTTGGCAAAAAAAGGATTTGGATGCGTTTGGAGTGGAGTTTGATCGTTATTTCAGCGAACGCACGTTACACGAAGCAAACAAAGTTCTTGCTGTAATGAAAGATTTGGAAAAGTCCGGAAAGATATTTCAAGAAGACGGAAAAAAAGTATTTCGTTCCACTGAATACGGCGACGACAAGGATAGAGTGGTCGTTCGGGATGATGGAAGGCCTACGTATCTACTCGCGGATATTGCTTATCATAAGGATAAGATCGAACGCGGATATAATAAAATTTATGATATATGGGGACCAGATCATCACGGATATATCGCCAGACTTTCCGGAGCGATACAATCTCTTGGATATAAAAAGGAAAATTTTAAAGTAATTATTTCTCAACAGGTTAATCTACTCGAGTCCGGACAAAAGTTAAAAATGAGTAAACGCGCCGGCTCTTTTCAAACGATGAGCGATCTTATCGGATTTTTAGGAAAACACGGCAAAGACGTAGGACGTTATTTTTTTGTGATGCGCTCTTTGGACGCTCCGCTTGATTTCGATCTGGATCTAGCTAAGGATGAATCGGATAAAAATCCTGTTTTTTATCTCCAATACGCTCACGCTAGAATCTGCTCCATCTTCAAAGAGGTAGGCAACGAAACTTCTAAAGAAGCAGCAGCTATATTAGAAATGTCTGAAGAGCGAAAGAGACTTTTATTTTGGATCGCAAAATTTCCGGAAGAAATATTCGATTCTGCGAATGCGATGGAGCCACATCGAATTACGAACTATCTACAAAATTTTGCAAAGGCATTTACAAGTTTTTATTTAGCAAAAGATAATAGACTTAAAGACGCACCAGAAGAGATACGTTTGGGATTGGCTAGGATATGTCTCGCTGCCAAGAACGTACTTGCGGAAGGACTAAAGTTGATTGGAGTTTCCGCACCGGAAAGGATGGAAAAAGAAAACTGA
- a CDS encoding nicotinamide-nucleotide amidohydrolase family protein, with amino-acid sequence MFSPKIIVLSTGSELTSGRSQDTNSSWIANELFGIGFTVSKLVVLPDDPAAILEEIRTLVSLSTKENPVLLIMTGGLGPTEDDYTLEVVCKLKGVSPVESVVARQRIEAFYKLRGKNFQESIQTAVRQISVPEGSTILNNNVGIAPGFIVSLGENSHLGCMPGVPGEMTEMFREEFSTWILKKYSTQELHSGFRFIWWMSESQFQKEFISKEESVTSGKVIWGVAAKRGYIRVSFQSDKRVLVDSLLKKLDEIYGPKSTPDVFEELPKLLIEKKITIGTAESCTGGLISKTFTDKSGSSAYFYGGVISYDNRVKEGLLGVKKNTLKEFGAVSAETAKEMAEGALVALGVDYSISVTGIAGPGGGTPQKKVGLVYFGIGQKNGETEIHEHYFPFPRSSFREFAAHTGIYLLYNRLKRLL; translated from the coding sequence ATGTTTTCCCCTAAGATCATCGTACTATCCACCGGTTCTGAACTTACTTCTGGTAGAAGTCAGGATACAAATTCCTCTTGGATTGCGAACGAACTTTTTGGGATTGGATTTACGGTTTCCAAATTAGTCGTTTTACCCGATGATCCAGCAGCAATTTTAGAGGAGATAAGAACGTTAGTCTCTCTTTCGACAAAGGAGAATCCTGTTTTGTTGATTATGACCGGAGGATTGGGGCCGACGGAGGACGATTATACTTTAGAAGTGGTTTGTAAATTAAAGGGAGTTTCGCCCGTGGAAAGTGTCGTTGCAAGGCAAAGGATAGAGGCATTTTATAAACTACGCGGAAAAAATTTTCAAGAATCGATACAAACTGCGGTCCGCCAAATATCCGTACCGGAAGGTTCTACGATTTTAAACAACAATGTCGGAATTGCACCAGGTTTCATAGTATCACTTGGAGAAAACTCGCATTTAGGATGTATGCCCGGAGTACCTGGAGAAATGACCGAAATGTTTCGAGAGGAATTTTCTACTTGGATTTTAAAGAAATACTCCACACAGGAATTACACTCTGGTTTTCGGTTTATTTGGTGGATGAGCGAATCTCAGTTTCAGAAAGAATTTATATCTAAAGAAGAATCTGTGACGAGCGGAAAGGTTATATGGGGAGTCGCGGCCAAAAGGGGATATATCCGCGTGAGTTTTCAATCCGATAAACGGGTGTTAGTCGATTCTCTGCTCAAAAAGTTAGACGAGATATACGGACCTAAGTCTACACCAGATGTGTTTGAAGAACTTCCTAAATTGTTGATCGAAAAAAAAATCACCATAGGAACAGCAGAAAGTTGTACTGGAGGATTAATTTCCAAAACATTCACGGATAAATCCGGATCTTCAGCCTATTTTTATGGAGGTGTGATTTCCTATGATAACAGAGTGAAAGAAGGACTTTTAGGAGTTAAAAAAAATACTCTAAAAGAATTTGGGGCCGTAAGCGCGGAAACCGCAAAAGAAATGGCAGAAGGTGCGTTAGTCGCTCTTGGTGTTGATTATTCAATCAGTGTTACCGGAATCGCCGGACCAGGCGGAGGAACTCCACAAAAAAAAGTGGGACTTGTATATTTTGGGATCGGACAAAAAAACGGAGAAACGGAAATTCACGAACACTACTTTCCTTTTCCCAGGAGTTCTTTCCGAGAATTTGCGGCTCATACTGGAATTTATCTTTTATACAATCGTTTAAAGAGGTTGCTATGA
- a CDS encoding SBBP repeat beta-propeller lipoprotein, LipL53 family, giving the protein MVHFLIFLFILFWNCLPTKVLGIAAPKNIDYWIHSLLKIPDFLLQNNDPLHTDSQSDSELDWTLLIGTEHAQTESKGIAVDQNGFIYVVGQTNGGVYIPRPIGTKDLILGKYDSHKNTIWTQQIGAPNVELNVSAMVVDRNGNVYVTGSTGNDGFFSNQLRSSEDMFLIKFNSDGTRGWITQAGPQEKESRTTPTSISIDTSGNIFVVGNSSGPFGGPELGANGFISKFDPQGNQTWVKQLFIARFIQISTRGVAFDRVRDIYVTGSGDANFETNTEINDFGAENLFIFKYDNDNGNKQFFAQLTFPSRSIESNTITVDTLGNVFVGGNSNADFRSGANGTSHLATLVKYNSLGHLQWIQQLGPAQSQDPQNNYHTTIFSLDTDDKGNIYSIGTTNGNILNVYERPTGIQDLFFTKHNPSGELIWSRQIGTPNRFKIGNGITHDLNGNLYYVGNHIHGEAAMRDIDIFIAKYK; this is encoded by the coding sequence TTGGTCCATTTTTTAATTTTTCTTTTTATTTTATTTTGGAATTGTTTACCTACCAAGGTACTTGGCATAGCGGCCCCAAAAAATATTGATTATTGGATTCATTCTCTATTGAAAATCCCGGATTTTCTTTTACAAAATAACGATCCTCTTCATACAGATTCTCAATCTGATTCAGAATTAGATTGGACCTTGTTAATCGGAACTGAACATGCCCAAACCGAAAGTAAAGGTATCGCCGTAGATCAAAACGGTTTTATCTACGTAGTCGGCCAAACCAATGGAGGTGTTTACATTCCGAGACCAATCGGAACGAAGGATCTCATTCTAGGAAAGTATGATTCTCATAAAAATACAATCTGGACCCAACAAATTGGGGCTCCTAACGTAGAATTGAATGTTAGTGCCATGGTTGTCGATCGTAACGGAAATGTTTACGTTACCGGTAGTACGGGCAATGATGGATTTTTTTCAAATCAACTTCGTAGTTCAGAAGACATGTTCCTAATTAAATTCAACTCGGATGGAACCAGAGGTTGGATTACACAAGCCGGCCCACAAGAAAAAGAATCTAGAACAACTCCGACAAGTATTTCTATAGATACATCTGGGAATATTTTTGTAGTCGGAAATTCAAGCGGACCTTTTGGAGGTCCGGAATTAGGAGCGAACGGATTTATATCTAAGTTTGATCCTCAAGGAAATCAAACTTGGGTCAAACAGCTTTTCATTGCTAGATTTATTCAAATCTCCACACGAGGTGTCGCCTTCGACAGAGTTAGAGATATTTATGTAACCGGTTCAGGAGACGCAAATTTTGAAACGAATACAGAGATAAATGACTTCGGCGCGGAAAATCTTTTTATTTTCAAATATGATAACGATAATGGAAACAAACAATTTTTCGCTCAACTTACTTTCCCTTCAAGATCAATTGAAAGTAATACTATAACAGTTGATACTTTAGGAAACGTTTTTGTAGGTGGAAATAGCAACGCTGATTTCAGATCTGGGGCTAACGGAACGTCTCATCTTGCAACCCTGGTGAAATACAATTCTTTAGGCCATCTTCAATGGATCCAACAATTAGGCCCGGCACAAAGCCAAGATCCTCAAAATAATTATCATACTACAATTTTTTCTCTAGATACGGACGATAAGGGAAATATCTATTCAATAGGCACTACAAACGGAAATATATTAAACGTATACGAACGCCCTACCGGTATTCAAGATCTATTTTTTACGAAACACAATCCTTCCGGAGAATTAATCTGGTCACGACAAATAGGTACTCCTAATAGATTTAAAATTGGTAATGGAATAACACATGACTTAAATGGAAATTTATATTATGTAGGAAACCATATACATGGAGAAGCCGCCATGCGTGATATAGATATATTCATCGCCAAATATAAATGA
- a CDS encoding response regulator transcription factor has protein sequence MYNILIVEDIHSIREAIKDLLSVKYNIFDAENYDGAIDILKSEKIHLVITDIRMPGKTGLDLIKTIQHEFPHVLYTLMTAYNINDYINFAYKHGIWNIIPKYSFLDIKLISVMVHKLLTKDIFGVEKYFGTDFVIQESEPEDKDFSVPRPNGIVFKRIYSDEQRNFICNRIAKFLIEKGAPNAINQILEELTSNAMIRAPRDSKGNYKYQYELPSRDLVIPLENIQLAESDFFEIGYGIAENTFIIVIRDHFGSLDKKEILKRLDRHITVDENTGFPPGLADSHGRGLYICREISDQLIFNIEKDTRTEIIALLDKQGNKSYKSLSIYEV, from the coding sequence ATGTATAATATATTGATCGTTGAAGACATCCATTCGATTCGAGAAGCGATCAAAGATTTACTCTCCGTTAAATACAATATTTTTGACGCTGAAAATTACGACGGAGCGATCGACATTTTAAAAAGCGAAAAAATTCATTTAGTCATCACGGACATTCGTATGCCGGGTAAAACCGGATTGGATCTGATCAAAACCATCCAACACGAATTTCCCCACGTTCTTTACACTCTGATGACCGCTTACAATATCAACGATTACATCAACTTTGCATATAAACACGGCATTTGGAACATCATTCCAAAATATTCCTTTTTAGATATTAAATTGATTTCCGTAATGGTTCACAAACTTCTTACTAAGGACATATTCGGAGTAGAAAAATATTTCGGAACCGATTTTGTAATTCAAGAATCGGAACCCGAAGATAAAGATTTTTCTGTTCCTCGTCCCAACGGAATCGTATTTAAAAGAATCTATTCGGACGAACAGAGAAATTTTATCTGCAATCGAATCGCCAAGTTTTTGATTGAGAAAGGAGCGCCTAACGCAATCAATCAGATTTTAGAAGAACTAACTTCCAATGCTATGATCCGAGCGCCAAGAGATTCTAAAGGAAATTATAAATATCAATACGAACTCCCTTCCCGTGATCTTGTTATCCCTCTGGAAAACATTCAACTCGCAGAGTCTGATTTTTTCGAAATCGGTTACGGGATTGCCGAAAACACTTTTATCATCGTAATTCGAGATCATTTCGGTTCTTTAGATAAAAAGGAAATTCTAAAACGTTTAGATCGTCATATAACCGTCGACGAAAATACTGGATTCCCTCCAGGTCTTGCCGATTCCCACGGTAGAGGTTTATACATTTGTAGGGAAATTTCTGATCAATTGATTTTTAACATCGAAAAAGACACTAGAACAGAAATCATCGCCTTACTCGATAAACAAGGAAACAAAAGTTATAAATCTCTTTCTATCTACGAAGTTTGA